From a single Myotis daubentonii chromosome 5, mMyoDau2.1, whole genome shotgun sequence genomic region:
- the LGI3 gene encoding leucine-rich repeat LGI family member 3 codes for MAGLRIRRGSGLRLLALSALGFCLILQVSAKRPPKTPPCPPSCSCTRDTAFCVDSKAVPRNLPAEVISLTLVNAAFSEIQDGAFSHLPLLQFLLLNSNKFTLIGDNAFTGLSHLQYLFIENNDIWALSKFTFRGLKSLTHLSLANNNLQTLPRDIFRPLDILSDLDLRGNSLNCDCKVKWLVEWLAHTNTTVAPIYCASPPRFQEHKVQDLPLREFDCITTDFVLYQTLSFPAVSAEPFFYSSDLYVALAQPGASACTVLKWDYVERQLRDYDRIPAPSAVHCKPMVVDSQLYVVVAQLFGGSYIYHWDPNTTRFTKLQDIDPQRVRKPNDLEAFRIDGDWYFAVADSSKAGATSLYRWHQNGFYSHQALHPWHRDTDLEFVDGEGKPRLIVSSSSQAPVIYQWSRTQKQFVAQGEVTQVPDAQAVKHFRAGRDSYLCLSRYIGDSKILRWEGTRFSEVQALPSRGSMALQPFLVGGRRYLALGSDFSFTQIYQWDEGRQKFVRFQELAVQAPRAFCYMLAGDAQLLLAPSFKGQTLVYRHVVVDLSA; via the exons ATGGCGGGGCTGCGCATCAGGCGGGGCTCCGGGCTCAGGCTGCTGGCTCTGTCCGCGCTTGGATTCTGCCTGATCCTGCAAGTCAGTGCCAAGAGGCCCCCCAAAACGCCCCCCTGTCCACCCAGCTGCTCTTGCACCAGGGACACGGCCTTCTGCGTGGACTCTAAGGCAGTGCCCAGGAACCTGCCGGCCGAGGTCATCTCTCT GACGCTGGTGAACGCTGCCTTCTCAGAGATCCAGGACGGAGCATtttcccacctgccgctgctgcagTTCCT GTTACTCAATTCCAACAAGTTTACGCTGATCGGAGACAACGCCTTCACAGGACTGTCGCACCTGCAGTACCT CTTCATTGAGAACAACGACATCTGGGCATTATCCAAGTTTACTTTCCGAGGACTCAAGTCTTTAACACACCT CTCACTGGCCAACAATAACCTGCAGACACTGCCTAGAGACATCTTCCGGCCCCTGGACATCCTGAGTGACTT GGACCTGCGGGGCAACTCGCTCAACTGCGATTGCAAGGTGAAGTGGCTGGTGGAGTGGCTGGCACACACCAACACCACGGTGGCCCCCATCTATTGCGCCAGCCCGCCCCGCTTCCAAGAGCACAAAGTGCAGGATTTGCCACTGCGGGAGTTCGACTGCATCACCACAG ATTTCGTGCTGTACCAGACCCTGTCCTTCCCAGCGGTGTCAGCTGAGCCCTTCTTTTACTCCAGCGACCTCTACGTGGCTCTGGCCCAGCCAGGTGCCAGCGCTTGCACTGTCCTCAAGTGGGACTATGTTGAACGGCAGCTTCGAGACTATGATAGAATCCCAG CCCCCTCGGCCGTGCACTGCAAGCCCATGGTGGTGGACAGCCAGCTGTACGTGGTGGTGGCCCAGCTGTTTGGTGGTTCTTACATTTACCACTGGGACCCCAACACCACGCGCTTCACCAAGCTGCAGGACATCGACCCGCAGCGTGTGCGCAAGCCCAACGACCTGGAGGCCTTTCGCATCGACGGTGACTGGTACTTTGCCGTGGCTGACAGCTCCAAGGCGGGTGCCACCAGCCTCTACCGCTGGCACCAGAATGGCTTCTACTCCCACCAGGCCCTGCACCCGTGGCACCGTGACACCGACCTGGAGTTTGTGGATGGCGAGGGCAAGCCCCGGCTGATCGTGTCCAGTAGCTCCCAGGCGCCGGTCATCTATCAGTGGAGTCGCACCCAGAAGCAGTTTGTGGCCCAGGGTGAGGTGACGCAGGTGCCTGATGCCCAGGCTGTGAAACACTTCCGCGCCGGGCGGGACAGCTACCTGTGCCTCAGCCGCTACATCGGGGACTCCAAGATCCTGCGCTGGGAGGGCACCCGCTTCTCGGAGGtgcaggccctgccctcccgcGGCTCCATGGCCCTGCAGCCCTTCCTTGTGGGTGGCCGCCGCTACCTGGCGCTGGGCAGCGACTTCTCCTTCACCCAGATTTACCAGTGGGATGAGGGGCGGCAGAAGTTTGTACGGTTCCAGGAGCTGGCTGTGCAGGCCCCTCGAGCCTTCTGCTACATGCTCGCTGGGGACGCCCAGCTGCTCCTGGCCCCCAGCTTCAAGGGACAGACGCTTGTGTACCGACACGTGGTGGTGGATCTTAGTGCCTAG
- the REEP4 gene encoding receptor expression-enhancing protein 4, with the protein MVSWMICRLVVLVFGMLYPAYASYKAVKTKNIREYVRWMMYWIVFALFMAVEAFSDIFISWFPFYYEIKMAFVLWLLSPHTKGASLLYRKFVHPSLSRHEKEIDTYIVQAKERSYETMLSFGKRGLNIAATAAVQAAAKSQDALAGRLRSFSMQDLRSIPDTHAPSYQDPLYLEDQMPRHRPPIGYRAGGLQDTDTEDECWSDTEAVPQPPPRPRDKPLSRSQSLRTIKKKPLVREGTSRSLKVRTRKKTVPSDVGS; encoded by the exons ATGGTGTCCTGGATGATCTGCCGCCTGGTGGT GCTGGTGTTTGGGATGCTGTACCCAGCGTATGCTTCCTATAAGGCTGTGAAGACCAAGAACATTCGTGAATAT GTCCGGTGGATGATGTACTGGATCGTCTTTGCACTCTTCATGGCGGTGGAGGCCTTCTCAGACATCTTCATTTCCTG GTTCCCTTTCTACTACGAGATCAAGATGGCCTTCGTGCTATGGCTGCTCTCGCCCCACACCAAGGGAGCCAGCCTGCTTTACCGAAAGTTTGTCCACCCATCCTTGTCCCGCCATGAGAAG GAGATCGACACCTACATTGTGCAGGCCAAGGAGCGCAGCTACGAAACGATGCTCAGCTTTGGGAAGCGAGGCCTCAACATTGCCGCAACAGCCGCTGTGCAGGCTGCCGCCAAG AGTCAGGATGCACTGGCCGGAAGGCTGCGTAGCTTCTCCATGCAGGACCTGCGCTCCATCCCCGACACCCATGCCCCCAGCTACCAGGACCCCCTCTACTTGGAGGACCAGATGCCCCGCCACAGACCACCCATCG GGTACAgagcagggggcctgcaggacACTGACACTGAGGATGAGTGTTGGTCAGACACAGAAGCAGTGCCCCAGCCGCCACCCCGGCCCCGAGACAAGCCTCTGAGCCGCAGCCAGAGCCTGCGTACGATCAAGAAGAAACCACTGGTGCGAGAG GGCACCTCGCGCTCCCTGAAGGTGCGGACAAGGAAAAAGACTGTGCCCTCAGACGTGGGCAGCTAG